Proteins from a single region of Ananas comosus cultivar F153 linkage group 3, ASM154086v1, whole genome shotgun sequence:
- the LOC109707324 gene encoding uncharacterized protein LOC109707324, whose protein sequence is MGKGTDLWDDSALVDAFDHAMATYKEMHSRSNRSSSFEEEKKTDHHNESSEIIAEHIEPDDNNNYVSNNATEISLPGYEDGTTTEELPIQETIIHDDLQPTESHTYSSGFVTYEKVDNYNQQNVEYNELLRQYYELEEKRQKVLQHLQQTNYWNYQTQVQSSASEAQQLPMYNSAEYGLQLPCASSACYYLSAPVIPISCCGMNCSLSGSCGNLSGSAIPSSYAQKFPGAQFCAQDGIFPTGTSCKLDSPKQSTDGDDTLFKAGLMAAESAVNSVKTKISALPISFEGKNGKEKEESTSKHESMGSQGINSETDLSVVLNAWYSAGFHTGRYLLEQSWKASHK, encoded by the exons ATGGGGAAGGGGACCGATCTGTGGGACGATTCCGCCCTAGTTGACGCTTTCGATCACGCCATGGCCACCTACAAG GAAATGCATAGTCGGAGCAACCGGAGTAGTTCTTTtgaggaagaaaagaagacGGACCACCATAACGAAAGCTCCGAGATAATAGCAGA ACATATAGAGCCGGATGATAACAACAATTACGTATCAAACAATGCAACAGAGATTTCTTTGCCCGGTTACGAAGATGGAACAACTACCGAAGAACTTCCTATTCAAGAAACTATTATTCATGATGACTTACAACCCACAGAGTCTCATACATATTCCTCGGGATTTGTTACTTATGAAAAAGTTGATAACTATAATCAACAAAATGTGGAGTATAATGAGCTTCTTAGACAGTATTATGAACTTGAGGAGAAAAGGCAAAAGGTTCTCCAGCATCTTCAGCAGACAAATTACTGGAACTACCAGACCCAAGTTCAATCATCTGCAAGCGAAGCACAGCAACTTCCCATGTATAATTCTGCTGAGTACGGATTACAACTTCCGTGTGCCTCTTCTGCATGCTACTATTTGTCGGCCCCAGTTATTCCAATATCTTGTTGTGGCATGAATTGCTCATTATCTGGAAGCTGTGGCAATCTATCAGGAAGTGCAATTCCTTCATCTTATGCTCAGAAGTTTCCAG GTGCTCAGTTCTGTGCTCAAGACGGTATATTTCCTACTGGTACATCATGCAAATTGGATTCGCCAAAGCAATCTACTGATGGAGATGACACACTTTTTAAAGCTGGGTTGATGGCTGCTGAAAGTGCAGTGAATTCGGTGAAAACTAAAATATCTGCACTACCTATTTCATTTGAAG GAAAGAATggaaaggagaaagaagaaagcaCCAGCAAACATGAATCCATGGGTTCACAAGGCATAAACTCGGAAACTGATCTTTCTGTTGTTTTAAATGCTTGGTATTCAGCGGGATTCCATACTGGCAG GTACCTGCTGGAGCAGTCATGGAAAGCTTCTCACAAATAG